Below is a genomic region from Vicia villosa cultivar HV-30 ecotype Madison, WI unplaced genomic scaffold, Vvil1.0 ctg.001376F_1_1, whole genome shotgun sequence.
tcataaaagcttcataaaaaatgtgtttggccCTCCATCTCCTTAGTGTACCGTAATTGTTTTGATTATAATAACAATCTGACTGTGTGATGGACTTGACGTAGCTATGAGTCAAGAGGGTgaacaaaataaattttatgtATGTTAATCTTATTTTTCTTATCTTTTTATTATTCAACATTTGTGATTGATTTTcattttaaatgaatgaaaaaagttTTAAACCGTCGACACAATTTAAACTTAtgttttttttggtgtttttctCGGCTTCATCATATATAATGAATTACTTATTTAATTGtgttgttttaaaattaaaactaattatttaatagtgttatgaatttttttaataaactcatttaaaattattttattactttaaaacttttttatttattaatatatttaaaaaatgatttaataaAACACATACATCTTTTACAAacgtaattttataatttaaatataatatatatcatttaattttattattaaatatatatatatatatatatatatatatatatatatatatatatatatatatataacacataagaaaataaaataataatatcaaatctATCAAATCTCTTTTCATGTATGCATTAATCAAACACATGGTATACATGATATGATCATATCACAATCACATATTATCTTTTTGAAGTTCTTTATCAAATTATGTCACCATTGTTTATTTTCTGAGCTTATAAGATAATAAAAGATCTGTTTACTAACAGTTTTTTATCAcgagtttatagtttattttactaagttataatttatttttcagatGCTATTTTAAATACGGTTTTAGtttataacttataacttataacttcttttttttcttttttaccttTATTATTTTACCTAACACCTATTACTACTTTTTATAATTTACttttacttaaaataaaataattaaatatttaaatatcttttatgttattttaatttatcagGTAATTTAACcgataattttatcaaacacttcaattaacttatcagctataagtcatcaACCATCAGCTATAaacgggtgcagttaccgtgcatagataaaaatctatgcaccgtgcatagattattatggacccttggatcattggatcaaattctagacatcaattgttattactcaatactcaatactcaccactcaatactcaatactcaatactagattaaaaacatgatccaatggcttaggtaggtttatgcacggtgcataaggaaaatccttatgcatattagccaaagccgctATAAACTATCAgttatcagccatcagtcataaactataaactatcaaataacttatcaatcaaccgttatttttatcaaaaagagCCTAAATATTCTAATTAGCTTTCATCGAGAATAACTCAAAATAAGCAATTAATATGAACTACTTTCttatttataaaaagaaaattctgatttattgaaaattttatataatttctcTTTTCCCTTTTCTCTCATATTCCAAAATCACtactttctttcatctttttctttatttattttttcccatctttttctttattcaatttttttctccATCCATCAAAAGGGACAAGGAATATCAGTCTTACTAAAAAAATTACCAATCTCAATTTTAACAATATCCATTTAAGAAATTATTCccataattaaaaagaaaaaccgAATCTCACTTACCCTATTCAATTATCCTGTCAAGACTACAGATTCTCAAGAATATTATATAGTTCATCTTAATTTAACCATTATAATTAGGTCCCAGTAACCAAAGTTCGAATCTTTTCatataataaaacaagtacctctttCCTAAACGAGGTTgtccatttttatttttatttcgatTCTAGCGAGGTTGTCCATTTATCTCTAAatacaaaacaaatcaaatttaaaatactACAAAATCTTAAAAAATTACATAATCTGAATCCATTATTCATATAATCATATTCATCCActcatatttatttttacattcataaaaaaaagttttagtgGGTCCTACCATTCACATATTTAGTATAACTGCAGAGAAGTACACTAACCATTTGTTTTTCTCGTTTGTTTTTGCGTTGGACCCCACACAAACACACACCTCAACCTCGTTTCTGAGCTAGCCATGTAACCAAatctgtaatatttttttaatatttttttttcattcaacttttttttttctttctatataaACCCTTCATTCATCACAAGAAATATCCTTGTCCTAAGTTCATCATAACTCAATATCTCTTCTTCTTTCTACTCTCTTTTTTTCTAACATGACTAAGCAGAATAATGTAGTGGTGACAGTGACACCTGAAGTTAAGTCATGCATTAACACGCTTATCTCCACCGTGGTTTTGCCTAGTGCAGCAACCACGCCGGAGTCGATGGCGGTGATAGGTGGTTTTTTGGGGTTTTCTCATAACAATTTTATTAAGAGATTGGAAGGTGGTAATGTTAATGGTTGGATTGATTCAATGAGAGCCGCTTCTCCAACTCGAGTCAAATCTTCGGAAAATTATCAAGAAAAATGTTCATGGATTGTAAGCATATATATGcaaaaaacataaaattcaacaaattcaatatttattatattgttgttatttttatgtgactttgcttttctttttttttttttgtgataacaGCTTTATCATCCTTCGGCGTTGAAATTGTTTGATCAAATATTGTTTAGTTCAAAAGGAAAACAGATTGTGTTTTTTCTTGACTATGATGGAACTCTCTCTCCTATTGTTGCTGATCCAGATAAAGCTTTCATGACAagaaaggtttttttttctttcttcgtaTGATATATATCCATAGAATAAAGTTTagcttatgtttttttttattaatttggttattatttttttgaatctaataaaaatagatgAGAGGAACACTTAAGAATGTAGCAAGAAATTTTCCTACAGCTATAGTGACTGGAAGGTGCAGAGATAAGGTACATTTtcttcaaaaacaaaaaataacatGATTTGaagtaaatatttaataaaaaattctcATCtcaattttctgttttttttatctTCAGGTATTTAACTTTGTAAAATTGGCAGAGCTATACTATGCAGCAAGCCATGGTATGGACATCATGGGACCAACAAAAAACCAAACTGCTGAAAAAGTGAGATAATGAATTTCTGTCACTAATTAATATTTTCTTGAATAGTTTTCTCTTAAGTCTTGTTCTTTCTAATTAAATTTGCGAGTTTTTACTTTGTTTCAGAGTAAAAATGATAGTAATAAAGCAGTGTCGTTCCAACCTGCAAGTCAATTTCTACCAATGATCGACGAAGTGTATAAAATTTTGTTAGAAAAAACAAAATCTGTCCCCGGAGCTATGGTAGAGAACAACAAATATTGCTTATCAGTGCATTTCCGATGCGTTGACGAAAAGGTACTTGATTTAATTATAGTTGAGATCAACGTATTTTAATCATAATTGCATGATTATTAATTAGTACTAGAATTAACAACAAAAattaacattaatttttttttaccaatgTTGTTTTTCTTTAGAGTTGGGCTCCTTTGGCTGAGAAAGTAAGATTGGTACTGAATGAATATCCAAAACTTAGGCTAACACAAGGAAGAAAAGTGTTGGAGATTCGTCCCACTATCAAATGGGACAAAGGAAAGGCTCTTGAGTTTTTGTTGGAATCTTTAGGTAAGTGTAGTACTAG
It encodes:
- the LOC131634900 gene encoding probable trehalose-phosphate phosphatase H; its protein translation is MTKQNNVVVTVTPEVKSCINTLISTVVLPSAATTPESMAVIGGFLGFSHNNFIKRLEGGNVNGWIDSMRAASPTRVKSSENYQEKCSWILYHPSALKLFDQILFSSKGKQIVFFLDYDGTLSPIVADPDKAFMTRKMRGTLKNVARNFPTAIVTGRCRDKVFNFVKLAELYYAASHGMDIMGPTKNQTAEKSKNDSNKAVSFQPASQFLPMIDEVYKILLEKTKSVPGAMVENNKYCLSVHFRCVDEKSWAPLAEKVRLVLNEYPKLRLTQGRKVLEIRPTIKWDKGKALEFLLESLGYENSNDVFPIYIGDDRTDEDAFKVLSRRGQGVGILVSSVPKETDASYTLQDPSEVENFLRRLVEWKRLSGVNPTSA